Proteins encoded in a region of the Paucibacter sediminis genome:
- a CDS encoding adenosine deaminase, protein MPGPSDFASIPRSALPALLRAAPKAELHIHIEGSLEPELIFRLAQRNGLSLPYASVDALRAAYAFSDLQSFLDIYYAGASVLLQEQDFFDMAWAYLERAAADGVVHAEIFFDPQTHTARGVPMGTLIQGLRRACRRAEAELGLSAVLILCFLRHLSEDEALATLEAALPWRADFIGVGLDSSELGHPPEKFARVFARARALGLHLVAHAGEEGPPAYVWSALDVLKVQRIDHGVRSLEDAALVARLAAERMPLTVCPLSNIKLCVFKSLAEHNLPALLDAGLCALVNSDDPAYFGGYLNDNLEQCFEALPALHGGHAWQLLSNSFEASFVAPERKRRWQAALDAAFQSALSAAAS, encoded by the coding sequence ATGCCCGGCCCATCAGACTTCGCCTCCATCCCCCGCTCGGCCTTGCCCGCGCTCTTGCGCGCGGCCCCCAAGGCCGAGCTGCACATCCATATCGAGGGTTCGCTGGAGCCCGAGCTGATCTTCCGGCTCGCGCAGCGCAACGGCCTGAGCCTGCCCTATGCCAGCGTGGACGCGCTGCGCGCCGCCTACGCCTTCAGCGACCTGCAGTCCTTTCTGGACATCTACTACGCCGGTGCCAGCGTGCTGCTGCAGGAGCAGGACTTCTTCGACATGGCCTGGGCCTATCTCGAGCGTGCCGCCGCCGATGGCGTGGTGCATGCCGAGATCTTCTTCGACCCCCAGACCCATACGGCGCGCGGCGTGCCCATGGGCACGCTCATCCAGGGCCTGCGCCGCGCCTGCCGCCGGGCCGAGGCGGAACTGGGCCTGAGCGCCGTGTTGATCCTGTGCTTTCTGCGCCACCTCAGTGAAGACGAGGCCCTGGCCACGCTGGAGGCGGCCTTGCCCTGGCGCGCCGACTTCATCGGCGTGGGCCTGGACAGCAGCGAGCTGGGCCATCCGCCCGAGAAGTTCGCGCGCGTGTTTGCGCGTGCCCGCGCGCTCGGCCTGCACCTGGTGGCGCATGCGGGCGAGGAGGGGCCGCCGGCCTATGTGTGGAGCGCGCTCGATGTGCTGAAGGTGCAGCGCATCGACCATGGCGTGCGCAGCCTGGAGGATGCCGCCCTGGTGGCGCGCCTGGCCGCCGAGCGCATGCCGCTCACCGTCTGCCCGCTCTCCAACATCAAGCTCTGTGTGTTCAAGAGCCTGGCCGAGCACAATCTGCCGGCCCTGCTGGACGCCGGCCTGTGCGCGCTGGTCAATTCGGACGACCCGGCCTACTTCGGCGGCTATCTGAACGACAACCTCGAGCAATGCTTCGAGGCCCTGCCGGCCCTGCATGGCGGCCATGCCTGGCAGCTGCTGAGCAACAGCTTCGAGGCCAGCTTCGTGGCACCCGAACGGAAGCGCCGCTGGCAGGCGGCGCTGGATGCCGCTTTTCAGTCAGCCTTGAGCGCAGCGGCGAGCTGA
- a CDS encoding UPF0149 family protein has protein sequence MEYPSYNPASDYLPLNDEELSTLDDMLTKLPSEAAMNIEAMDGYLTALLLSPKALAELPGADWLPLVWGGDGADGTAPFVSGKQKKRVMMLVLRHLRSIAVQLSERPDAWEPIFSIAVTEDEQELTDAEDWCIGFMLGVDQAADAWAPRFRDAELAAALAPIALLGGDESQLTPEDQARLNDEALHDALSREVPEAVLQLAAALKAD, from the coding sequence ATGGAATACCCCAGCTACAACCCCGCCTCCGACTACCTGCCGCTCAACGACGAGGAACTCTCGACGCTGGACGACATGCTGACCAAGCTGCCCAGCGAGGCGGCGATGAATATCGAGGCCATGGACGGCTACCTCACCGCCCTGCTGCTCAGCCCCAAGGCCCTGGCGGAGCTGCCCGGCGCCGACTGGCTGCCGCTGGTCTGGGGTGGCGACGGTGCCGATGGCACGGCCCCCTTTGTGAGCGGCAAGCAGAAGAAGCGCGTGATGATGCTGGTGCTGCGCCATCTGCGCAGCATCGCGGTGCAGCTCAGCGAACGCCCGGACGCCTGGGAGCCGATCTTCAGCATCGCCGTCACCGAGGACGAGCAGGAGCTCACCGACGCCGAGGACTGGTGCATCGGCTTCATGCTGGGCGTGGACCAGGCCGCCGATGCCTGGGCACCGCGCTTCCGGGACGCCGAGCTGGCCGCCGCGCTGGCACCGATCGCCCTGCTGGGCGGCGATGAATCGCAGCTCACGCCCGAAGACCAGGCGCGCCTGAACGACGAGGCCCTGCACGACGCGCTCAGCCGCGAGGTGCCGGAGGCGGTGCTTCAGCTCGCCGCTGCGCTCAAGGCTGACTGA